The DNA region GACGAAGCTCGCGGGCGGTTTCGAACCTGGCTGTTTCGGATTGCGCGCAACCAGCTTCTGGATGTCGTTGCGAAGCATCGGAAGCAGATCCAGTCGCGAGGCGGCAGCAACTTTTTTGCGGCGGTCGCGGATTTGTCGGCCGACGATCCGACGGCCGCCGATCAACTGTGTCTGGAACATCGCCGGGAATTGTTCCGCTGGGCCGCGGAACGCGTCAAATCGAATGTTCGGGAAACCACCTGGAAGGCATTCTGGCTGACCGCGGTCGAAGACCATCCGGTGGAGATGGTTGCTGACCAGCTTGGTCTGACGCCGGGAGCCATCTACATCGCCCGCAGCCGCGTGCTTGCAAAGCTGCGTGACGAAGTTCAGAAGTGGGAGGACCAGGATGCAATGCAATGATGACAGTCTGGCCGTGCTGCTTCACGACGAAGAAGACAGCGCGGAATTCCTGTCGGTCTCGCAGCATGTGGAATCGTGTCCGAAGTGCCAGCACCGTCTGCAGGAGATTTCGTGTGATCCGAAGCTGCTGCGGGAAGTCCGCGAAACTCTGCAGGACTGCGGTCAGACCGAACAGTTTCATTCGAACGGCGCGTCGTCGGT from Planctomycetaceae bacterium includes:
- a CDS encoding sigma-70 family RNA polymerase sigma factor yields the protein MPRVPETRASLILRLPSVDDAEAWREFVAIYEPFVYRFARRGGLQDADARELVQNVMLSVARAVGHWSPDEARGRFRTWLFRIARNQLLDVVAKHRKQIQSRGGSNFFAAVADLSADDPTAADQLCLEHRRELFRWAAERVKSNVRETTWKAFWLTAVEDHPVEMVADQLGLTPGAIYIARSRVLAKLRDEVQKWEDQDAMQ